The following DNA comes from Serpentinimonas raichei.
CCGCGGCATGACGCGCAAGGCGCTGGCGCAATCGGCCGAGGTGTCGGAGCGGCATCTGGCCAACCTCGAGTACGGCGAGGGCAACGTCTCGATTTTGTTGCTGCTGCAGGTGTCGCAGGCCCTGCAATGTTCGCTGGCTGAATTGCTGGGCGATGTCACCACGCAGTCGGCCGAGTGGCTCCTGATCCGGGAGCTGCTCGCAGGCTGCAACGAGGCCACGCTGCGCCGCGCCCGCACCGCCTTGGCCGATTTGCTGGGTACGGGCTCCTCCCACGGCCCGCGCAGCCAGCGCGTGGCCCTGATCGGCTTGCGCGGGGCGGGCAAGACCACCTTGGGCAAGATGTTGGCCGAGGACTTGGGCTACCCGTTTCTGGAGCTGAGCCGCGAGATCGAAAAGTTTGCGGGCTGCAGCGTCATGGAAATCCAGGCCCTGTATGGACAAAACGCCTACCGCCGCTATGAGCGCCGGGCGGTCGAGGAGGCGATCCAGCTCTATCCGGAAGCGGTGCTGGCTACGCCCGGGGGCATCGTTTCCGATGCCGCCACCTTCAACCTACTGCTGGCGCATTGCACCACGGTCTGGTTGCAAGCCGACCCCCAAGACCACATGGACCGGGTGCGCGCCCAAGGCGACTTGCGCCCCATGGCCGCCAACCCGGAGGCGATGCAAGACCTGAAAAACATTCTGGACGGGCGCGCCGATCTGTATGCCCGCGCCCTGTGCCGAGTCCATACCAGCACCCAGCCGCTGGAGCAAACCTTTGCCTTGCTGCGCGCGCAGGTGCGCCAGGTGTTGCTGTTGCCGGCGTGAATGCTGCGTTCATGCAAAATAATGCTTGACATCGGAAAAACATGCAGTAAAATGCTCACACGCAGGCCGTGTACCGTGTACGGTCTTGCCATCAGGAGACCCCATGAACGCACCCGAACCCGCCTCTGCCGTGCTGCCCGATTCGGTAGATTTTCAGACTCACCCCGGCGTATACCGCCATTGGAAGCTGGACTTTGATGGCCCGGTGGCCACCTTGACCGCCGATTTCGATCAAGACGGCGGCATCCGGCCGGGCTATCGGCTCAAGCTCAACAGCTACGACCTGGGCGTAGACATTGAGCTCAAAGATGCCATCGATCGCATCCGCTTCGAGCACCCCGAGGTGCGCACCGTGGTGCTCACCAGCGCCCAAGACAAGGTGTTTTGCTCCGGGGCCAATATTTACATGCTTGGTTTGTCCAGCCACGCCTGGAAAGTGAATTTTTGCAAATTCACCAACGAAACCCGCAATGGCCTGGAAGATGCGTCCCGGCACAGCGGGCTGAAGTTTCTGGCTGCCATCAACGGCGCCTGCGCTGGCGGCGGCTACGAGCTGGCCATGGCGTGCGACGAAATCATTCTGGTCGATGACCGCTCCAGCGCCGTCAGCCTGCCTGAAGTGCCGCTGCTGGGCGTGTTACCGGGCACTGGCGGCCTGACCCGTCTGACCGACAAGCGCCATGTGCGCCACGACTTGGCCGATATTTTTTGCACCACCAGCGAGGGCGTGCGCGGCCAGAAAGCCAAGGACTGGCGTCTGGTGGACGCCATCGTCAAACCGGCGCAGTTTGCCGCCACGGTGCGCGAGCGCGCCTTGCAACTGGCCGAACAAAGCGACCGACCCGCCGGCGCCCAAGGGGTGCAGCTCACGCCGCTGGTGCGCCACATCAGCGATGCGGGTTTGACATACCGCCACGTTGAAGTGCGCATCGATCGCGCCAAGCGCAGCGCCCGCATCACCGTCAAGGCCCCAAGCGGCGCGCAGCCCAGCACAGCCGCTGGCATCGAGGCCGCGGGGGCTGCCTGGTATCCGCTGCAAATGGGGCGCGAGCTGGAAGACGCGATTCTGCACTTGCGCAGCAACGAACTGGATATCGGCACCTGGCTGCTCCAGACCGAAGGCGACGCGGCAGCGGTGCTGGCCAACGACGCGCTGATGCAGGCGCACCAAAGCCACTGGCTGGTGCGTGAGACCATCGGCTTGCTGCGCCGCACCTTGGCTCGGCTCGATGTCTCATCGCGCAGCCTGTTTGCCTTGATCGACACCGGGTCGTGCTTTGCAGGCAGTTTGGCCGAGCTGGCTTTCTGCGCCGACCGTGCCTACATGCTGGCTTTGCCCGGTGACCCGCTGCGGGCACCCAAGCTGCACTTGAGCGAGTTCAACTTCGGTTTCCTGCCCATGATCACCGAGCGCACGCGCCTGCAGCGCCGGTTTTACGACGAAGCCGCCCCCATGGATGCAGCTCGCCAAGCGCTGGGCCAAGCGCTCGACGCCCACGCGGCCCAGGCCTTGGGCCTGATCAGCGCCGCCCCCGACGACATCGACTGGGCCGACGAACTGCGCCTGGCGCTGGAAGAGCGCGCCAGCATGTCGCCCGATGCCCTCACCGGACTTGAAGCCAATCTGCGTTTTGGGCCGCATGAAAACATGGCCACCCGCATTTTTGGGCGCCTCAGCGCCTGGCAAAACTGGGTCTTTCAGCGCCCCAACGCTGTGGGCGAAAAAGGGGCATTGAAGGTCTATGGCAAAGGCGAGCGCGCCGCGTTCGACTGGAACAGGGTTTGACACCACAAGGAGATCAGCATGAGCAGCATCAATTACAGCGAAAAAATTCCCAACAACGTCAACCTCAGCGAAGACCGCACCCTGCAGCGCGCGCTCGAGCAGTGGCAACCCAACTACCTCAAGTGGTGGGACAGCATGGGCCCGGACGGCTCGCAAAACTTTGACGTGTACCTGCGCACGGCGGTGAGCGTCGATCCCCAGGGTTGGGCCCAGTTTGGCCACGTGAAGATGCCCGATTACCGCTGGGGAATTTTCCTCAACCCCGCCGAGCAGGACCGAAAAATCCACTTCGGCGACCACATGGGCGAAGCCGCCTGGCAAGACGTGCCTGGCGAATACCGCGCCAACCTGCGCCGCATCATCGTCACCCAGGGCGATACCGAGCCGGCCTCGGTCGAGCAGCAGCGCCACCTCGGCCTGACCTGCCCGAGCCAGTACGACCTGCGCAACCTGTTTCAGGTGAACGTGGAAGAGGGGCGCCACCTGTGGGCCATGGTTTACCTGCTGCACAAGTATTTTGGCAAGGATGGCCGTGAAGAAGGCGAAGCCCTGCTGGAGCGCAACAGCGGCAGCGCCGACAACCCGCGCATTCTGGAAGCCTTCAACGAAGAGACGCCGGACTGGCTGAGCTTCTTCATGTTCACCTACTTCACCGACCGCGACGGCAAGTTCCAGCTCTGCGCCTTGGCCGAGAGCAGCTTCGACCCGTTGGCGCGCACCACCAAGTTCATGCTGACCGAAGAAGCGCACCACATGTTCGTGGGCGAGTCCGGTGTGAGCCGCGTCATCAACCGCACTTGCCAGGTGATGAACGAGCTCAAAACCGACGACCCGGCCAAGCTGCGCGCCGCCGGTGTGATCGACCTGCCGACCATC
Coding sequences within:
- a CDS encoding helix-turn-helix transcriptional regulator yields the protein MSSNILHEAEVFSRAREVADKHPFLLALGERVRSLRARRGMTRKALAQSAEVSERHLANLEYGEGNVSILLLLQVSQALQCSLAELLGDVTTQSAEWLLIRELLAGCNEATLRRARTALADLLGTGSSHGPRSQRVALIGLRGAGKTTLGKMLAEDLGYPFLELSREIEKFAGCSVMEIQALYGQNAYRRYERRAVEEAIQLYPEAVLATPGGIVSDAATFNLLLAHCTTVWLQADPQDHMDRVRAQGDLRPMAANPEAMQDLKNILDGRADLYARALCRVHTSTQPLEQTFALLRAQVRQVLLLPA
- the boxB gene encoding benzoyl-CoA 2,3-epoxidase subunit BoxB, which codes for MSSINYSEKIPNNVNLSEDRTLQRALEQWQPNYLKWWDSMGPDGSQNFDVYLRTAVSVDPQGWAQFGHVKMPDYRWGIFLNPAEQDRKIHFGDHMGEAAWQDVPGEYRANLRRIIVTQGDTEPASVEQQRHLGLTCPSQYDLRNLFQVNVEEGRHLWAMVYLLHKYFGKDGREEGEALLERNSGSADNPRILEAFNEETPDWLSFFMFTYFTDRDGKFQLCALAESSFDPLARTTKFMLTEEAHHMFVGESGVSRVINRTCQVMNELKTDDPAKLRAAGVIDLPTIQRYLNFHFSVTIDLFGADESSNAATFYSTGLKGRYEEGKRTDDHVLKGQFYKVLNVQNGQLVEKEVPMLNALNEVLRDDYIKDSIGGVERWNKVIEKAGIPFRLKVPHKAFHRNIGMLKGVKVSPEGRVISESEWNAHRDQWLPSESDRAFVASLMGRVVDPGKFANWIAPPVMGINRQPVDFEYVRFA
- the boxC gene encoding 2,3-epoxybenzoyl-CoA dihydrolase, giving the protein MNAPEPASAVLPDSVDFQTHPGVYRHWKLDFDGPVATLTADFDQDGGIRPGYRLKLNSYDLGVDIELKDAIDRIRFEHPEVRTVVLTSAQDKVFCSGANIYMLGLSSHAWKVNFCKFTNETRNGLEDASRHSGLKFLAAINGACAGGGYELAMACDEIILVDDRSSAVSLPEVPLLGVLPGTGGLTRLTDKRHVRHDLADIFCTTSEGVRGQKAKDWRLVDAIVKPAQFAATVRERALQLAEQSDRPAGAQGVQLTPLVRHISDAGLTYRHVEVRIDRAKRSARITVKAPSGAQPSTAAGIEAAGAAWYPLQMGRELEDAILHLRSNELDIGTWLLQTEGDAAAVLANDALMQAHQSHWLVRETIGLLRRTLARLDVSSRSLFALIDTGSCFAGSLAELAFCADRAYMLALPGDPLRAPKLHLSEFNFGFLPMITERTRLQRRFYDEAAPMDAARQALGQALDAHAAQALGLISAAPDDIDWADELRLALEERASMSPDALTGLEANLRFGPHENMATRIFGRLSAWQNWVFQRPNAVGEKGALKVYGKGERAAFDWNRV